From a region of the Corallococcus coralloides DSM 2259 genome:
- a CDS encoding M28 family metallopeptidase yields the protein MKRVSSAATLALFVSSGVFAAEAPASKPAEDRWWKHVEVLASDAMEGRDTGSKGYATAAGYVSKELAALGVKPMLKTGFLQPMALQSRRLIEAKSSIALVKDGKALPLVQGEDVVLSSRQGDNGTVEAPLVFVGYGLSIPELGHDDYAGLDLKGKVVVLLQGGPGNIPGPVKSHFSSWEERLKVLKAAGVVGVVYLQNPKLLELPWERMVGANKNPTVVFADPSLNESRGLKVAVVANEAQSQKWLEGAPHTYEELVALANADKPLPKFDLPLRMKAKLAFDVKPLKSMNVVGVMPGTDPVLSKEYVVLSAHLDHVGVGEPVKGDRIYNGAMDNASGVAAVLEVARQLHEQKDKLKRSVVFALVTGEEKGLLGSKYFASRPPVPITSIVADFNLDMFMPHWPFTSVVAHGKDESSLAVPLAEVAAKLDVQVLPDPEPDRNLFVRSDQYSFIREGVPALFFKFGYTPDSEEQKVFKQWLTERYHAPSDDLSQQPVDHEGAARFITFLTALTNAVADAPGRPYWNDDSFFRRFAKPAPKSDQETAPAP from the coding sequence ATGAAACGGGTCTCGTCCGCCGCCACGCTCGCGCTGTTCGTCTCCTCCGGGGTCTTCGCCGCGGAGGCTCCCGCATCCAAGCCCGCCGAGGATCGCTGGTGGAAGCACGTGGAGGTGCTGGCCAGTGACGCGATGGAGGGTCGCGACACGGGCAGCAAGGGCTATGCGACGGCCGCGGGCTACGTGTCCAAGGAGCTGGCCGCGCTGGGCGTGAAGCCGATGCTGAAGACGGGCTTCCTCCAGCCCATGGCGCTCCAGTCGCGCCGCCTCATCGAGGCGAAGTCCAGCATCGCGCTGGTGAAGGACGGCAAGGCGCTGCCGCTGGTGCAGGGCGAGGACGTCGTGCTGTCCTCGCGGCAGGGCGACAACGGCACCGTGGAAGCGCCGCTGGTGTTCGTGGGCTACGGCCTGTCCATCCCGGAGCTGGGCCACGACGACTACGCGGGCCTGGACCTGAAGGGCAAGGTGGTGGTGCTGCTCCAGGGTGGGCCGGGGAACATCCCCGGGCCGGTGAAGTCGCACTTCTCCTCGTGGGAGGAGCGGCTGAAGGTGCTCAAGGCTGCGGGGGTCGTGGGCGTCGTGTACCTCCAGAACCCGAAGCTGCTGGAGCTGCCGTGGGAGCGCATGGTGGGTGCCAACAAGAACCCCACGGTGGTGTTCGCGGATCCGTCGCTCAACGAGTCGCGCGGGCTGAAGGTCGCGGTGGTGGCGAACGAGGCGCAGTCGCAGAAGTGGCTGGAGGGCGCGCCGCACACCTACGAGGAGCTGGTCGCGCTGGCCAACGCGGACAAGCCGCTGCCGAAGTTCGACCTGCCGCTGCGCATGAAGGCGAAGCTGGCCTTCGACGTGAAGCCGCTCAAGTCCATGAACGTGGTGGGCGTGATGCCTGGAACGGATCCGGTGCTCTCGAAGGAGTACGTGGTGCTCAGCGCGCACCTGGACCACGTGGGGGTGGGCGAGCCGGTGAAGGGGGACCGCATCTACAACGGCGCCATGGACAACGCGTCCGGCGTGGCGGCGGTGCTGGAGGTCGCGCGGCAGCTGCATGAGCAGAAGGACAAGCTGAAGCGCTCGGTGGTGTTCGCGCTGGTGACGGGGGAGGAGAAGGGGCTGCTCGGGTCGAAGTACTTCGCGTCCCGGCCGCCGGTGCCCATCACCTCCATCGTGGCGGACTTCAACCTGGACATGTTCATGCCCCACTGGCCGTTCACCTCCGTGGTGGCGCACGGCAAGGACGAGTCCTCGCTCGCGGTGCCGCTGGCGGAGGTGGCGGCGAAGCTGGACGTGCAGGTGCTCCCGGATCCGGAGCCGGACCGCAACCTGTTCGTGCGAAGCGACCAGTACTCGTTCATCCGCGAGGGTGTGCCCGCGCTGTTCTTCAAGTTCGGCTACACGCCGGATTCGGAGGAGCAGAAGGTGTTCAAGCAGTGGCTGACCGAGCGCTACCACGCGCCCTCGGATGACCTGTCGCAGCAGCCCGTGGACCACGAAGGCGCCGCGCGCTTCATCACCTTCCTGACCGCGCTGACGAACGCGGTGGCGGATGCTCCCGGCCGGCCGTACTGGAACGACGACAGCTTCTTCCGCCGCTTCGCGAAGCCGGCGCCGAAGTCGGATCAGGAGACGGCTCCGGCCCCGTGA
- a CDS encoding carboxypeptidase-like regulatory domain-containing protein, producing MRWSWVGLLAVVLACAGTPRPVVDTPGPAEDVAWMFRVVDPDGHPVAGARVSVWRADHPPTYNVRSGTTDAQGTGHHLLKPGWYAAEVQARGFVTAFRTDIRLAPESKPALDVSLTRSASLSGRVVDVEGKPVPDVRLRFASSNVAAPFVEATSDAQGQFHFEGAAAGEGLLYVDKWEWSPQRLKMLTPQPELTVVMGRLSSLLVRVVDPEGHLLPMARSYVTPLDGRLGVAYEFKRTPDGLLHQQLPAQRYSVTGHYNPAPGCWWGRSVDVDVLPGQQAEVTVSFEGVATTSPWTGRAVTPDGQPLAGLSLFATSNPSPAGMRTGGFCETTTGPDGRFEWMQALAWPYTLKIRTRDSREQVGEAEQAPSDMKDGPVVFHSPGALVGRVLGPDGKPLTRFDVDWTSNANPEGHFFRRLDASRAYSLIASAPNLAPTRVRVEGRAHEVRTVPDITLDAGHSVVGRVFQEDGRTPVPEAGVELVDPADVDIRRSPSPYELPADMAGRFKFDHVPRRRQYLRVNDKRAGTLLYELGTREDRVDLTLKPDGALVGFVTDGARVPLAGVKVRVRCEAGLDARTETDEAGHYVLRVPADRECFVHVSEEDLRDAPWPRPPPLVFAPQAVSLSPRERERRDFVPRSTGASLRVGFPEPRERLEPFLVPGDARMPKNFAELMALQRSAFSNDPPAFSWRSNDPDLPGYQFLQKNFAFSHLPRKRYTLFVVEPQDTAFAVLRVPVDLTHEETKSLPLRFPLESGGTMLVD from the coding sequence ATGCGATGGAGCTGGGTGGGGCTCTTGGCCGTGGTGCTCGCGTGCGCTGGCACTCCGCGTCCGGTGGTGGATACGCCTGGACCGGCGGAGGATGTGGCGTGGATGTTCCGGGTCGTGGATCCGGACGGGCATCCCGTGGCCGGTGCGCGGGTGAGCGTCTGGCGCGCGGATCATCCGCCAACATACAACGTACGGTCGGGCACGACGGACGCACAGGGCACGGGCCACCATCTCCTGAAGCCGGGTTGGTATGCCGCGGAGGTCCAGGCGCGTGGCTTCGTGACGGCATTCCGCACGGACATCCGGCTCGCGCCGGAATCCAAGCCGGCGCTCGACGTGTCCCTGACACGCTCTGCGTCACTCTCCGGGCGTGTGGTGGATGTGGAGGGGAAGCCCGTGCCGGACGTCCGGCTCCGGTTCGCTTCCTCCAACGTCGCCGCGCCCTTCGTGGAAGCCACCAGTGATGCGCAGGGCCAGTTCCACTTCGAGGGCGCGGCCGCGGGCGAGGGCCTGCTCTACGTCGACAAGTGGGAGTGGAGCCCGCAGCGGTTGAAGATGCTCACGCCCCAGCCCGAGCTCACCGTCGTGATGGGGCGGCTGTCGTCCCTGCTCGTGCGGGTGGTGGACCCCGAAGGCCACCTGCTCCCGATGGCCAGGAGCTACGTCACCCCGCTGGATGGCCGGTTGGGCGTGGCGTACGAGTTCAAGCGAACGCCTGACGGACTGCTCCACCAACAACTCCCGGCGCAGCGCTACAGCGTGACAGGCCACTACAATCCGGCTCCCGGCTGCTGGTGGGGGCGCAGCGTGGACGTCGACGTCCTCCCCGGGCAGCAGGCCGAAGTCACCGTGAGCTTCGAGGGCGTCGCCACCACGAGCCCCTGGACGGGACGCGCGGTGACCCCCGATGGGCAGCCGCTGGCGGGCCTGTCGCTGTTTGCGACGTCGAACCCGTCTCCAGCAGGCATGCGCACCGGCGGCTTTTGCGAGACCACCACCGGACCCGACGGGCGCTTCGAGTGGATGCAGGCGCTCGCATGGCCCTACACGCTCAAGATCCGAACACGGGACTCTCGCGAGCAGGTGGGCGAGGCGGAGCAAGCGCCTTCCGACATGAAGGATGGACCCGTGGTGTTCCACTCGCCTGGAGCGCTGGTGGGACGCGTCCTCGGCCCTGACGGGAAGCCGCTGACCCGGTTCGACGTCGACTGGACCTCCAATGCCAACCCTGAAGGCCACTTCTTCCGGCGGTTGGATGCATCTCGCGCCTATTCGCTGATCGCCAGTGCTCCGAACCTGGCCCCGACGCGCGTGCGTGTCGAAGGCCGCGCACACGAGGTGCGGACGGTCCCGGACATCACGCTCGACGCCGGGCACTCCGTGGTGGGCCGGGTGTTCCAGGAGGATGGCCGCACACCCGTGCCCGAGGCGGGAGTCGAGCTGGTGGACCCCGCCGATGTGGACATCCGGCGCTCGCCCTCTCCCTATGAGCTTCCCGCCGACATGGCCGGCCGCTTCAAGTTCGACCATGTGCCCCGGCGGCGGCAATACCTTCGGGTGAATGACAAGAGGGCCGGAACCCTCCTGTATGAGCTGGGGACTCGCGAGGATCGGGTGGACCTCACGCTGAAACCCGACGGAGCGCTCGTAGGCTTCGTGACGGATGGCGCGCGGGTTCCGCTCGCGGGCGTGAAGGTGCGGGTGCGTTGCGAGGCCGGGCTCGATGCCCGTACCGAGACTGACGAAGCGGGCCACTACGTGCTCCGCGTTCCCGCGGACCGGGAGTGCTTCGTGCACGTCTCCGAGGAAGATCTCCGGGATGCGCCCTGGCCCAGGCCGCCGCCGCTCGTCTTCGCGCCCCAGGCTGTCTCGCTCTCACCGCGCGAGCGCGAGCGCAGGGATTTCGTGCCCCGAAGCACGGGCGCCTCGCTTCGGGTCGGCTTCCCCGAGCCACGCGAACGACTGGAGCCGTTCCTTGTCCCTGGCGACGCGCGCATGCCGAAGAACTTCGCGGAGTTGATGGCGCTTCAGCGGTCCGCCTTCAGCAACGACCCGCCCGCGTTTTCGTGGCGCTCGAATGATCCGGACCTGCCTGGATATCAATTCCTGCAGAAGAACTTCGCCTTCAGCCATCTGCCAAGGAAGCGCTACACGCTCTTCGTCGTCGAACCCCAGGACACCGCGTTCGCGGTCCTGCGCGTGCCGGTGGACTTGACCCACGAGGAGACGAAGTCCCTCCCGCTCCGCTTCCCCCTGGAGAGTGGAGGGACGATGCTTGTCGATTGA
- a CDS encoding TIGR02452 family protein: MSLNRVADETLHILEQGTYVPLSGREVSIRDAVSRAVEGTVLVRPGDFEHLTRPSPVPGFTIEVTPEKTGDAARRLVEQEGEERVLALNFASAVNPGGGFLTGAKAQEEDLARCSALYPCLLKWPEYYDVNRKLRSPLYTDHFLYSPDVPFFRNEHYDLLERPFSVSLLTAPAPNARELPAKDPEVAQKVRDVLFARALKVLQVAAHHGHRTIILGAWGCGAFRNNPHDAAEAFARGLSTMAGAFSRVVFAVYERGGKGPNLSTFRERFG; encoded by the coding sequence ATGTCGCTGAACCGCGTCGCGGACGAGACCCTTCACATCCTGGAGCAGGGCACGTACGTGCCGCTGTCCGGGCGGGAGGTGTCCATTCGCGACGCGGTGTCGCGCGCGGTCGAAGGCACCGTGCTGGTGCGTCCCGGTGACTTCGAACACCTCACGCGGCCCTCGCCTGTGCCGGGCTTCACCATCGAGGTGACGCCGGAGAAGACGGGCGACGCCGCGCGCAGGCTGGTGGAGCAGGAGGGCGAGGAGCGGGTGCTCGCGCTCAACTTCGCGTCGGCGGTGAACCCGGGCGGCGGCTTCCTCACGGGCGCGAAGGCGCAGGAGGAGGACCTGGCGCGGTGCTCGGCGCTGTACCCGTGCCTGTTGAAGTGGCCGGAGTACTACGACGTGAACCGCAAGCTGCGCTCGCCGCTGTACACGGATCACTTCCTCTATTCGCCGGACGTGCCGTTCTTCCGCAACGAGCACTACGACCTCCTGGAACGGCCGTTCTCGGTGTCGCTGCTGACGGCGCCCGCGCCCAACGCGAGGGAGCTGCCGGCGAAGGATCCGGAGGTCGCGCAGAAGGTGCGCGACGTGCTGTTCGCGCGAGCGCTCAAGGTGTTGCAGGTGGCGGCGCACCACGGGCACCGCACGATCATCCTGGGGGCCTGGGGCTGCGGCGCGTTCCGCAACAACCCGCACGACGCGGCGGAGGCCTTCGCGCGAGGGCTGTCCACGATGGCGGGCGCGTTCAGCCGCGTGGTGTTCGCGGTGTACGAGCGCGGCGGGAAGGGGCCGAACCTGAGCACCTTCCGCGAGCGCTTCGGCTGA
- a CDS encoding carboxypeptidase-like regulatory domain-containing protein encodes MQTKTRWPVEEVAFTVRTVDPAGQPVPGVALVARRADQGSLISRSGTSDATGTVRLRVMPGWYVVQAEAPGFVRTLHTDARIPPGEEVRLELTLARAAPFAGRVVDLEGRPVAGAQLRLTPSADEEAALHTESDGDGRFRFDNVPAGAVKLLAEKEEWSPTRLKLAAPQPELTVVMGGLSSLRVQVRRPDGTLSSAASSSIYPEDEKDFFELFPEERSDAKVFQGLRAGRYRVSGRYAPASGDCLWTRAIEVQVLPGQQAEATVSFEGIQDVGPWRGVAVDASGKALAPGQVTAWLADGALDAMGLHGRCDVRSEPDGSFALPHVFKAPVSLEWAAQPTMRWWVSEPLPRGTGEPVTFRPGIGLLKGRILRPDGRPQERFKVHSYSEEDPRGEYDQIVPSSHTYQWLIEAEGFAPALVRGEGREHEILTVPDVVLDVGRTVHGRVVAEDGKTGVPGQQVELVEVFDLETRWRRRPHTVTSGADGHFQFDHVANRGQFLRVDAKAQGTVLRGLEPDEVSVQLRLVPGAELEGFVTEGARVPLAGVNLEVRCEGGFKVDARTDAMGHYSVRVPANRPCFMHAEASLLNVMPRPQPPRVFFSPRRILLAPASHHRLDFEPRHGPAHLRVSVNASREFVTAFVLPGDVPWPGSPGALDDLIRAGFKPEPWSNSWVSEEGDSVFVPSYRSGARFDFRKLPLGRYTLFIREEEQGLDELLRIPVDLSRDGVHAVDSERPARKGGRLYTR; translated from the coding sequence GTGCAAACGAAGACCCGGTGGCCCGTGGAGGAGGTGGCGTTCACCGTCCGCACGGTGGATCCTGCCGGGCAACCCGTGCCCGGCGTGGCGCTGGTGGCACGCCGCGCGGACCAGGGGAGCCTCATCTCCCGGTCCGGGACTTCCGACGCGACCGGGACGGTGCGGCTTCGGGTGATGCCGGGCTGGTATGTCGTCCAGGCGGAGGCGCCGGGGTTCGTGCGCACGCTCCACACGGACGCGCGGATTCCTCCGGGTGAGGAGGTCCGACTCGAGCTGACGCTGGCGCGTGCGGCGCCGTTCGCGGGGCGCGTGGTGGATCTGGAGGGACGGCCCGTCGCGGGGGCGCAACTCCGGCTCACTCCGTCCGCGGATGAGGAAGCAGCGCTGCATACCGAAAGCGATGGGGACGGACGCTTCCGCTTCGACAACGTGCCCGCGGGAGCCGTGAAGCTTCTCGCGGAGAAGGAGGAATGGAGCCCCACTCGGCTGAAGCTCGCGGCGCCACAGCCGGAGTTGACGGTGGTGATGGGCGGACTCAGCTCGCTGCGGGTCCAGGTGCGCAGGCCTGATGGCACGCTGTCATCCGCCGCTTCCTCCTCGATCTACCCCGAGGACGAGAAGGACTTCTTCGAGCTGTTCCCAGAGGAGCGCTCCGACGCCAAGGTCTTCCAGGGGCTTCGCGCCGGGCGATACCGCGTCTCCGGCAGGTACGCTCCCGCGTCCGGCGACTGTCTGTGGACTCGCGCCATTGAAGTCCAGGTCCTTCCGGGCCAGCAGGCGGAAGCGACGGTGAGCTTCGAAGGAATCCAGGATGTTGGACCCTGGCGAGGCGTGGCCGTGGATGCGAGTGGCAAGGCCCTTGCCCCGGGGCAGGTGACGGCCTGGCTGGCGGATGGAGCGCTGGATGCCATGGGCCTGCATGGCCGGTGTGACGTCCGTTCGGAGCCGGATGGCTCCTTCGCCCTTCCGCACGTGTTCAAGGCACCGGTCAGCCTGGAATGGGCGGCCCAACCCACCATGCGCTGGTGGGTCAGCGAGCCGCTTCCAAGGGGAACGGGGGAACCGGTGACGTTCCGTCCCGGCATCGGATTGCTGAAGGGACGCATCCTGCGGCCGGATGGGCGACCCCAGGAGCGCTTCAAGGTCCACTCATATTCCGAGGAGGATCCGCGTGGCGAATACGACCAGATCGTCCCGTCGTCACACACGTACCAGTGGCTCATCGAAGCGGAGGGCTTCGCTCCCGCGCTCGTGCGCGGGGAGGGGCGTGAGCATGAAATCCTCACCGTCCCGGATGTCGTCCTCGACGTGGGCCGCACCGTCCACGGTCGCGTCGTCGCGGAGGATGGCAAGACGGGCGTGCCCGGGCAGCAGGTCGAGCTCGTGGAGGTCTTCGATCTGGAGACCCGGTGGAGGCGCCGGCCTCACACTGTGACGAGCGGTGCGGACGGGCACTTCCAGTTCGACCACGTGGCCAACCGCGGCCAGTTCCTGCGCGTGGACGCGAAGGCGCAAGGCACCGTCCTGCGTGGGCTCGAACCCGATGAGGTGTCGGTGCAGCTGCGGCTCGTGCCGGGTGCGGAGCTCGAGGGCTTCGTGACGGAGGGGGCTCGGGTTCCCCTGGCCGGGGTGAACCTGGAGGTCCGCTGCGAGGGTGGCTTCAAGGTGGACGCCCGAACCGACGCCATGGGCCATTACTCGGTGCGCGTTCCGGCGAACCGCCCGTGCTTCATGCACGCCGAAGCGAGTCTCCTGAACGTCATGCCGAGGCCCCAGCCGCCTCGGGTGTTTTTCTCGCCGCGGCGGATCCTCCTGGCTCCGGCTTCGCATCACCGGTTGGACTTCGAGCCACGGCACGGGCCCGCTCACCTGCGAGTGAGCGTCAATGCGTCCCGCGAGTTCGTCACGGCGTTCGTCCTGCCGGGGGATGTTCCGTGGCCGGGCTCACCGGGAGCCCTGGATGACCTCATCCGGGCCGGCTTCAAACCGGAGCCATGGTCGAACTCATGGGTGTCGGAGGAAGGAGACTCCGTCTTCGTCCCCAGCTACAGGTCAGGAGCGCGGTTCGACTTCAGGAAGCTTCCCCTCGGGCGCTACACGCTCTTCATCCGGGAGGAGGAGCAGGGGCTCGACGAACTCCTGCGCATCCCCGTGGACCTGTCCCGGGACGGCGTGCATGCCGTCGACTCAGAGCGGCCCGCTCGGAAGGGCGGAAGGCTGTACACACGCTGA
- a CDS encoding ATP-binding protein, translated as MGEAFRRLTVVAPPADEGASVCAPPPARHLPPTGSVALVFTDIQGSTRLWERCGQAMRDALELHDGVLRALLPGTDGYEVKSQGDAFMVAFASPVEAAHWCLRAQEALLHASWPEALLEEPDAAEEHAPEGLSHRGLRVRMGVHVGEPDCRLDPATHRLDYLGPPVNIAARVAGAGHGGQVLLSGAAWARIQPELASLGMPIARSLGSFRLRGVSDSVALVELLPASLAHRRFGPLRAPRERPGNVPTLRQDLVGRAEELNTLRQWVSEGARLISILGPGGMGKTRLATHFGALESDAGTWEGGVWRCDLEEALTEGDLCHAVGRALGVPLTADGDGSPPAERLGHALAGCGDVLVILDNVEQVVRHVPATLGRWRVLAPCARFLVTTREALRLPGERVLDLAPLGLPDPDETRWDVLLRSDAVRLFVQRARETRGDFMLTDADTPRVADIVRQLDGIALAIELAAARVSVLGVEQLRERLSKRFDLLRVGRRDAPARQATLRGAIDWSWNLLEPAERAALAQCSVFRGGFTLEAAEAVLVLPEGSPDVLEVVHSLRSQSLLCAREVGAPGGFLRLGLYESIREYAALRLREMGDEAACEARHADTYLQVAGRLRERVQKTGGATALRRLALERENLLAACDNAMAVRPATAESLSRALETLVALEPDARTRGPVGLLVERLERALESSAHVAVAPLKRAEALAVLGRAYMDAGQAEYARQALEEARGVFHTLDETTSEKRVLVDLSIVARHAGDGAAAWTLMRDAQALPSGSDRWLEAYAVGNLGLVEQVRRGPEAAIPHLRASLALFREVGDVTFEVGFLTNCAVAIGEAGDDGEAVMLLGEALGRALSVEDRAGQALASINLGCYLMDAGGISEACEHLESAVRLSRLLGQRLLEGTALGELGRASLARGDWKQARAALTEAVTILGRASRWQALRFIAHRAALDAACGDLRAAREGFAGLDGAPELREDPALFQLVDLLRAAVDLAEADAAPPRSAEGNDARAAARRRIEAARNAPRETASSDIRCALRFLEARPGVNEPHLDA; from the coding sequence ATGGGAGAGGCCTTCCGAAGACTCACGGTCGTCGCGCCCCCGGCCGACGAAGGCGCCTCCGTATGTGCTCCGCCGCCCGCCCGGCACCTGCCGCCCACCGGCTCGGTGGCGCTCGTCTTCACCGACATCCAGGGGTCCACGCGGCTGTGGGAGCGCTGTGGGCAGGCCATGCGCGACGCGCTGGAGCTGCATGACGGCGTGCTGCGCGCGCTGCTGCCAGGCACTGACGGCTACGAGGTGAAGTCGCAGGGCGATGCCTTCATGGTCGCGTTCGCGTCGCCGGTGGAGGCCGCGCACTGGTGCCTGCGCGCGCAGGAAGCCCTGCTGCACGCGAGCTGGCCAGAGGCGCTGCTCGAAGAACCGGACGCGGCGGAGGAGCACGCGCCGGAAGGACTGAGCCACCGGGGGCTGCGCGTGCGCATGGGCGTGCACGTGGGCGAGCCCGACTGCCGCCTGGATCCGGCCACGCACCGGCTGGACTACCTGGGGCCTCCGGTGAACATCGCGGCGCGGGTCGCGGGCGCGGGACATGGCGGACAGGTGCTGCTGAGCGGCGCGGCGTGGGCCCGCATCCAGCCGGAGCTGGCGTCGCTGGGGATGCCCATCGCGCGCTCGCTGGGGTCCTTCCGCCTGCGTGGCGTGAGCGACAGCGTGGCGCTGGTGGAGCTGCTGCCCGCGTCGCTCGCGCACCGCCGCTTCGGCCCCCTGCGCGCCCCGCGCGAGCGGCCCGGCAACGTGCCCACGCTGCGGCAGGACCTGGTGGGGCGCGCGGAGGAGCTGAACACCCTTCGCCAGTGGGTGTCGGAGGGCGCGCGGTTGATCAGCATCCTGGGCCCGGGAGGCATGGGCAAGACGCGGCTGGCCACGCACTTCGGCGCGCTGGAGTCGGACGCGGGCACATGGGAGGGCGGCGTCTGGCGGTGCGACCTGGAGGAGGCGCTGACGGAGGGCGACCTCTGCCACGCGGTGGGCCGGGCCCTGGGCGTGCCGCTCACCGCGGACGGAGACGGCAGCCCGCCCGCGGAGCGGCTGGGGCACGCGCTCGCGGGATGTGGCGACGTGCTGGTCATCCTGGACAACGTGGAGCAGGTGGTGCGGCACGTGCCCGCGACGCTGGGGCGCTGGCGGGTGCTGGCGCCGTGCGCCCGTTTCCTCGTCACCACGCGAGAAGCCCTGCGCCTGCCCGGAGAGCGCGTGCTGGACCTGGCCCCGCTGGGCCTGCCGGATCCGGATGAGACGCGCTGGGATGTCCTCCTGCGCTCGGACGCGGTGCGCCTGTTCGTGCAGCGCGCCCGGGAGACGCGCGGCGACTTCATGCTGACGGACGCGGACACCCCGCGCGTCGCGGACATCGTGCGGCAGCTGGACGGCATCGCGCTGGCCATCGAGCTGGCCGCCGCGCGAGTGAGCGTGCTGGGCGTGGAGCAACTGCGCGAACGGCTGTCGAAGCGCTTCGACCTGCTGCGCGTGGGACGGCGGGACGCGCCCGCGCGACAGGCGACGCTGCGGGGGGCCATCGACTGGTCGTGGAACCTGCTGGAGCCCGCCGAGCGCGCCGCGCTGGCGCAGTGCTCGGTGTTCCGGGGCGGCTTCACGCTGGAGGCCGCCGAAGCCGTGCTGGTGCTGCCGGAGGGCTCGCCGGACGTGCTGGAGGTGGTGCACTCGCTGCGCTCCCAGTCGCTCCTGTGCGCGCGCGAAGTGGGAGCTCCCGGCGGCTTCCTGCGACTGGGGTTGTACGAGAGCATCCGCGAGTACGCGGCGCTGCGGCTGCGCGAGATGGGCGACGAGGCGGCGTGCGAGGCCCGGCACGCGGACACGTACCTCCAGGTCGCGGGCCGGCTGCGGGAGCGCGTGCAGAAGACGGGCGGCGCGACGGCGCTGCGGCGGCTGGCCCTGGAGCGCGAGAACCTGCTGGCCGCGTGCGACAACGCGATGGCCGTCCGTCCCGCGACCGCCGAGTCCCTGAGCCGGGCGCTGGAGACGCTGGTGGCGCTGGAGCCGGATGCGCGCACGCGTGGACCGGTGGGGCTGCTCGTGGAGCGGCTGGAGCGGGCGCTGGAGTCTTCCGCCCACGTCGCCGTGGCGCCGCTGAAGCGCGCGGAGGCGCTCGCGGTGCTGGGCCGCGCGTACATGGACGCAGGACAGGCGGAGTATGCGCGCCAGGCCCTGGAGGAGGCGCGCGGCGTCTTCCACACGCTGGACGAGACGACGTCGGAGAAGCGCGTGCTCGTGGACCTGTCCATCGTCGCCCGTCACGCCGGGGACGGGGCCGCCGCGTGGACGCTGATGCGCGACGCGCAGGCGCTGCCTTCTGGAAGCGACCGCTGGCTGGAGGCCTACGCGGTGGGCAACCTGGGCCTCGTCGAACAGGTGCGCCGTGGGCCGGAGGCGGCCATCCCCCACCTGCGCGCGTCGCTGGCGCTGTTCCGCGAGGTGGGCGACGTGACGTTCGAGGTGGGCTTCCTCACCAACTGCGCGGTCGCCATTGGCGAGGCGGGCGACGACGGCGAAGCCGTGATGCTCCTGGGCGAGGCGCTGGGCCGCGCGCTGAGCGTGGAGGACCGCGCGGGGCAGGCGCTCGCGAGCATCAACCTGGGCTGCTACCTGATGGACGCGGGCGGCATCTCGGAGGCCTGCGAGCACCTGGAGTCCGCGGTGCGCCTGTCACGGCTGTTGGGGCAGCGGCTGCTGGAAGGCACGGCGCTGGGCGAGCTGGGCCGCGCCTCGCTGGCCCGGGGTGACTGGAAGCAGGCACGCGCGGCGCTGACGGAGGCGGTCACCATCCTGGGCCGCGCGTCCCGCTGGCAGGCCCTGCGGTTCATCGCGCACCGGGCCGCGCTGGACGCCGCGTGCGGTGACCTGCGCGCCGCGAGGGAAGGCTTCGCCGGCCTGGACGGTGCTCCCGAGCTGCGCGAGGACCCTGCCCTCTTCCAGCTCGTGGATCTGCTCCGCGCCGCGGTCGACCTGGCCGAAGCCGACGCCGCGCCCCCGCGAAGCGCCGAGGGCAACGACGCCAGGGCCGCCGCCCGCCGCCGCATCGAAGCGGCCCGGAACGCCCCACGCGAGACCGCGTCGTCCGACATCCGCTGCGCGCTCCGCTTCCTGGAGGCCCGCCCCGGTGTCAACGAACCGCACCTGGATGCGTGA